In Streptomyces sp. 71268, the DNA window GGCGAGGGAAGTTCAAGAGCGCATGAACGCGGCAGACGTGAAGACATCGGTGGCGCCGGGCGTACGGCTCGGTCCCCTCTCGTTCGTGTGGCGGCCCTGGCTCGTGCTGGTGACGCTGGTGCTGGCGGCGGTGACGTTCCTGCTGTTCTGCCTCTCCATCAGCGTCGGGGACTTCGCCATCAGCCTCCCCCGGGTGGTCGCCACCGTCTTCGGCCGGGGCGAGCGGATCGACGAGTTCGTGGTCATGGACCTGCGCATGCCGCGCGCCCTGGCCGGGGTCGTGGTGGGGATCGCGCTGGGGGTCTCCGGGGCGATCCTGCAGTCCCTCGCGCGCAACCCGCTCGCCAGCCCGGACGTGCTGGGCATCACCGGCGGGGCCAGCGCGGTCGCGGTGTTCCTGGTGACGGTCTCCGGCGGCACCACGGCCGCGGTGGTCAGCTCCGTCGGCCTGTCAGCGGCGGCGCTCGCCGGCGGGCTCGGCACCGGGCTGCTGGTGTACTTCCTGGCCTGGCGGCGCGGGATCGACGGCCTCCGGCTCATCCTCATCGGCATCTCGGTGAGCGCCGTGATGGAGGCGGTGACGACCTGGCTGCTCACCAAGGCCGACATCAAGGACGTGGCCAAGGCCCAGGCGTGGCTGGTCGGCTCGCTGGACGGCCGGTCCTGGGACCAGGTGCGGGTGGCGTTCTGGTGCACGCTCGTGCTGTGCGTCGTCGTGGCCGCGGTCGCCTTCCAGTTCAAGCCGATGCACCTGGGCGACGAGGTCGCCGCCGGCCTCGGTGTGCGGTACGGGCGGGTGCGGGCCGTCCTGATGCTGTGCGCGGTGCTGTTGGCCGCCGCGGCGGTGAGCGCGGCCGGCCCGGTCCCGTTCGTCGCGCTGGTGGCGCCGCAGGTGGCGATGCGGCTGGCGCGCTGCCCGACGCCACCGATGGTGGCCTCCGGTCTGGTGGGCGCGCTGCTGCTGATCGGCGCCGACCTGATCGCGCGCACGGCCCTGCCGGTCTCGCTCCCGGTGGGCGTGGTCACCGCCGCGATCGGCGGCCCGTTCCTCGTCTATCTGCTCGTACGGGCGAACCTCAGGTAATGGCAAGCGGGAATGGCGAAGCTCAGCGAGGGGGGATTGTGAACGCTCGGTTCGGCACCACGACCGAGTCCGACGCCGGGGGCGTCGTACGGTTGGCCGCCAGGGACATCACGGTCGGGTACGGCGGCCAGACGGTCATCGACGGCCTGGACGTGACGATCCCGACGGGGGTGGTCACCACGATCATCGGGCCCAACGGTTGCGGGAAGTCCACCCTGTTGCGCACCCTGACGCGGCTGCTCAAGCCGGCCAGGGGGGCGGTCGTGTTGGACGGCGAGGACATCGCCACGCTCAGGACCCGGGACGTGGCCAAGAAGCTCGGCCTGCTGCCACAGGCGCCGGTCGCGCCGGAGGGGCTGACGGTGTCCGACCTGGTCGCCAGGGGGCGGCACCCGCACCAGAGTTGGCTGCGGCAGTGGTCGTCGGACGACGCCGACATCGTGGCGAAGGCGCTGGCGATGACCGGGGTGTCCGAGTTGGCGCAGCGCCCGATCGACTCGCTGTCCGGCGGGCAGCGCCAGCGCGTCTGGATCTCGATGACCCTGGCGCAGGGCACCGACCTGCTGCTGCTCGACGAGCCGACCACCTACCTGGACCTGGCGCACGCGATCGACGTGCTCGACCTGGTGGACGACCTGCACGAGTCCGGCTGCACCGTGGTCATGGTGTTGCACGACCTCAACCTGGCCACGCGCTACAGCGACCACCTCATCGTGATGCGGGCGGGATCGATCCTCGCGCAGGGGACCCCACGGGAGGTGATCACCGCCGAACTCCTGGAGGAGGCGTTCGGGTTGCGCGCCAAGGTGATCGACGACCCGGTGGGCGACCGGCCGCTGATCGTGCCGATAGGCCGTACGCACGTCCGGCTCGACCCGTAGGCCCCGGCGCACGGGCACGCGGCTTGGCGCCGCCCGGTCGCGGACGGCGTCGCTTGCGGCCCGCGTGAACCGGCCACTCACGTGCCGGCCGCCGGCGACCCATCCGCGCCGTCCGCCACCGGACTTGGCCTGACCACACGTAGCGGCGAGCCCCTGCCGCCGGCCGGGAGCGGACGGCATCACTTAGGCTAGGCTGGCCTAAATTAACGGTATATCGTATGGCTGCCCACGGGCCGCCGTGGACAGTGCGAAAGCAAGGGATGACGCATGCCTTTCCCCCGAACGATGCTGGCAGGCCCACGGCGGCGGATAGCGGCGGCGCTGTCGGCCGCGGCCCTCGGCGTCACCCTCCTCGCGGGATGCGGTTCCGACACCTCGGACAAGGAGAGCGACGCCGGCCCGGCGGCCGGTGGCGGCACCTTCCCGGTCACCGTGGAGCACGCCTTCGGGTCCACGGAGATCACCAAGGCCCCGCGCCGCGTCGTGACCGTGGGCTACACGGACGACCAGGCCGTCCTGGCGCTGGGCGTCAAGCCGGTCGGCATGGTGGACCAGTACCCGAACCCGGCGGGCAAGTCCCCCGACATCAACACCCAGTGGCCGTGGGTGAAGGACAAGTGGGGCGAGACCCGTCCCGAGGTCATCATGGAGAACGGCGACTCGGGCCCCAACTACGAGAAGATCGCCTCGCTCCGGCCCGACCTGATCATCGCCGTCTACTCCGAGATCGACAAGGCCGCCTACGACAAGCTCTCCAGCATCGCCCGCACGGTGGCCCGCACCAAGGGCGAGAAGGAGCCCTTCAGCGCCCCGTGGCAGGACAACGCGGTGCACATCGCCAAGGCGCTCGGCAAGGAGGACGAGGGCACCAAGCTGGTGCGCGGCATCGAGGGCAAGCTCAACGCGGCGAAGAAGGCGCACCCGGAGTTCGCGAAGCAGAAGGCCGTCGTGCTGTCCTGGTACAAGGACTCGGTGGCCCCCTTCACCTCCACCGACGTGCGTGGACGACTGGTGACGGGCACCGGCTTCCGGTACCAGACCGAGATCGACAAGATCGCCGGCGGCAGCTTCTCCACCGAACTCTCCCCGGAGCGCATCGACCTGGTGAACGTCGACCGCGTCTTCGTCATCAACGACAAGGCCGACACCGAGGCGCTCAAGAAGTTCAAGCTGTTCGCCAACCTGCCCGCCGTCAAGCAGAACAAGGTGTCATACCTGCTCGACAGCGAGGGCCCGGCGGTCGGTGCCGCCATGTCCCAGGGCACGCTGCTGTCCCTGCCGTACGCGATCGACGAGCTCGTCAAGTCGGTCAAGTAGGGATGACACGCCAACCCCTGGGCCGCCGGCCCGGCCCGGTGCGGGGATGAAGGGCACCGACCCCGGTGCGGCCGCGGCGGCGAGGCTGCGTACGGCGAGCGGGCGCGAGGCCACCCGTTGGGTGGCGGTGCACTGCCGACAGGTCCCGTGGCTGACGGCCGCCACCGCACTCACCACGGTGGCCGGGGCCGCGCTCCAGGTGCTGCCGCTGCTCCTGCTGGGCCGGGTGGTGGACGCGGTGGTGGCCGAGGAGTCCCGTTCGGTGCTGGTCACGGTCGGGGGCCTGATGGTGGCCGCCGCGCTGCTCGGCGCGGCGGCCACGGCCGCCTCGACCTACCTGATCGGGCGGTTGGGCGCCGACCTGCTCGCCCGACTGCGCGAGTCCGCCGTCCGCGCGGTGCTCGGGATGCCGAGCGCGCGCGTCGAGCGGGTCGGCCGGGGCGACGTGCTCTCCCGCGTCGGTGACGACGTGGCCATCCTGTCCAAGGGCATCCGCACGGCCGTGCCCACCGTGTTCTCGGCCGGCGTGCTGGTCACCATCGCCACCGTGGGCATGTTCGGGTTGGACTGGCGGCTCGGCCTGGCCGGCGCCGCCGCGCTGCCCGCCTACGCCCTGGCCCTGCGCTGGTACCTGCCCCGCTCCGCGCCGCTCTACCAGCGCCAGCGGACGGCCCAGGCCGACCGCGCGCAGGCGTTGATCAGCGGACTGAACGGGATCGACACGGTCCGCGCGTACCGCCTTGAGGACGCCGTCCGCGAGGAGGTGACCCGCGCGTCGTGGCGGGTGCGCGACCTCGGCGTCGAGGTCTTCCGCTCCTTCGGCCGGTTCGTAGGCCGGGAGAACCGCGCCGAGTTCATCGGCCTCGTGCTGAT includes these proteins:
- a CDS encoding iron chelate uptake ABC transporter family permease subunit, which produces MNAADVKTSVAPGVRLGPLSFVWRPWLVLVTLVLAAVTFLLFCLSISVGDFAISLPRVVATVFGRGERIDEFVVMDLRMPRALAGVVVGIALGVSGAILQSLARNPLASPDVLGITGGASAVAVFLVTVSGGTTAAVVSSVGLSAAALAGGLGTGLLVYFLAWRRGIDGLRLILIGISVSAVMEAVTTWLLTKADIKDVAKAQAWLVGSLDGRSWDQVRVAFWCTLVLCVVVAAVAFQFKPMHLGDEVAAGLGVRYGRVRAVLMLCAVLLAAAAVSAAGPVPFVALVAPQVAMRLARCPTPPMVASGLVGALLLIGADLIARTALPVSLPVGVVTAAIGGPFLVYLLVRANLR
- a CDS encoding ABC transporter ATP-binding protein; translation: MNARFGTTTESDAGGVVRLAARDITVGYGGQTVIDGLDVTIPTGVVTTIIGPNGCGKSTLLRTLTRLLKPARGAVVLDGEDIATLRTRDVAKKLGLLPQAPVAPEGLTVSDLVARGRHPHQSWLRQWSSDDADIVAKALAMTGVSELAQRPIDSLSGGQRQRVWISMTLAQGTDLLLLDEPTTYLDLAHAIDVLDLVDDLHESGCTVVMVLHDLNLATRYSDHLIVMRAGSILAQGTPREVITAELLEEAFGLRAKVIDDPVGDRPLIVPIGRTHVRLDP
- a CDS encoding iron-siderophore ABC transporter substrate-binding protein, which codes for MPFPRTMLAGPRRRIAAALSAAALGVTLLAGCGSDTSDKESDAGPAAGGGTFPVTVEHAFGSTEITKAPRRVVTVGYTDDQAVLALGVKPVGMVDQYPNPAGKSPDINTQWPWVKDKWGETRPEVIMENGDSGPNYEKIASLRPDLIIAVYSEIDKAAYDKLSSIARTVARTKGEKEPFSAPWQDNAVHIAKALGKEDEGTKLVRGIEGKLNAAKKAHPEFAKQKAVVLSWYKDSVAPFTSTDVRGRLVTGTGFRYQTEIDKIAGGSFSTELSPERIDLVNVDRVFVINDKADTEALKKFKLFANLPAVKQNKVSYLLDSEGPAVGAAMSQGTLLSLPYAIDELVKSVK